In Vigna unguiculata cultivar IT97K-499-35 chromosome 3, ASM411807v1, whole genome shotgun sequence, a single genomic region encodes these proteins:
- the LOC114176872 gene encoding S-adenosylmethionine decarboxylase proenzyme 4-like — translation MAVSGFEGFEKRLELHFFGDDPAIFPLGMRKLEFESLEQVLEAVQCTVVSAVGNSYFDAYVLSESSLFVYPTKIIIKTCGTTQLLKSILPLIQYAHHLGLTLSSCRYTRGSFIFPKSQPFPHTSFKDEVTYLQDTIPSNLCFRKASIMPSKSSSHSWHVFTANDSAHTLPHLPYHHDNELLFTMEICMTELDPILARKFFRPPEDGKSGDSAGKEMTELTGINEINPDALICDFAFDPCGYSMNGMDGDWYSTIHVTPEDGFSYASFECVGSVNDNIAHVLRKVVKIFRPGTMSISTTCNGFGNDMWTQMASAVEPLGMKCRSFAMDQFPAAGTVVFQTFSGRRKSV, via the coding sequence ATGGCCGTCTCGGGTTTCGAAGGCTTCGAGAAAAGATTGGAGCTTCATTTCTTCGGCGATGATCCGGCCATCTTCCCACTCGGGATGAGGAAGCTTGAGTTTGAATCACTGGAACAGGTCCTCGAAGCTGTCCAATGCACCGTCGTTTCAGCAGTAGGAAACTCCTACTTCGATGCCTACGTGCTCTCGGAATCAAGCCTCTTTGTTTACCCGACcaagatcatcatcaaaacatgTGGCACAACCCAGCTTCTCAAATCCATTCTTCCCTTGATCCAATACGCTCACCACTTGGGCCTCACCCTCTCCTCTTGCCGCTACACCAGAGGAAGCTTCATCTTCCCCAAGTCACAACCTTTCCCTCACACCAGCTTCAAGGACGAGGTTACCTACTTGCAAGACACAATCCCTTCAAACCTCTGCTTCAGAAAAGCCTCCATCATGCCCTCCAAATCTTCTTCCCACTCCTGGCACGTCTTCACCGCCAATGATAGCGCGCACACCCTCCCCCACCTGCCCTATCATCATGACAACGAGTTACTATTCACCATGGAGATCTGCATGACCGAGCTGGACCCCATCCTCGCACGCAAGTTTTTCCGGCCACCGGAGGACGGAAAATCGGGCGACTCTGCCGGGAAGGAGATGACGGAGCTCACCGGGATAAACGAAATCAACCCGGACGCGCTTATCTGCGACTTCGCGTTCGACCCGTGTGGGTATTCCATGAATGGCATGGACGGGGATTGGTACTCCACCATCCACGTGACTCCGGAGGACGGTTTCAGCTACGCCAGCTTCGAGTGCGTGGGCTCCGTCAACGACAACATAGCACACGTGTTGAGGAAGGTGGTCAAGATTTTCCGCCCTGGGACGATGTCCATATCCACGACGTGCAATGGGTTCGGCAACGACATGTGGACGCAGATGGCCAGTGCGGTGGAGCCTCTGGGCATGAAATGTCGGAGCTTTGCAATGGACCAGTTCCCCGCCGCCGGCACCGTGGTTTTTCAAACGTTCAGCGGCCGCCGGAAAAGTGTCTAG